The following are encoded in a window of Candidatus Acidulodesulfobacterium acidiphilum genomic DNA:
- a CDS encoding radical SAM protein: protein MNGITGYTAEEAAKNLDFNCGCSENKENTDIIGSSPEYLKVSLAAAMTMDFVPGIFYRNACLHCINVLLTYEEGCRANCAYCGLQKSREGGYNDKSFIRVDWPAFKTDDIIESTLKKKKIVDRICISMITHEKAKDDTFTILRRFSGELHCPVSILMTPTILKHGDIDRFKEYGADMVTVALDAATPELFDEYRGRGVGGPHRWEKYNDILKYSVSVFGKNKVGCHLVVGLGETEKEMAERIQSVRDKGARSHLFSFYQEKGSKLENHPQCPAGQYRRIQVARHIIDYDLGRADDMKFDESGKIIDFGIPFKNIAEIVERGAAFQTTGCPGRTEISACNRPFGDSSPKNIRSFPFELNAVDVNRVRKELLEY, encoded by the coding sequence ATGAACGGAATAACCGGATATACGGCGGAAGAGGCGGCAAAAAATTTGGATTTTAACTGCGGATGTAGTGAAAATAAAGAAAATACCGACATTATAGGAAGTTCTCCTGAATATTTAAAGGTGAGTTTGGCGGCGGCTATGACTATGGATTTCGTACCGGGTATTTTTTACCGCAATGCCTGCCTCCATTGCATAAACGTTCTTTTGACTTACGAAGAAGGCTGCAGGGCAAATTGCGCTTACTGCGGACTTCAAAAATCGAGAGAAGGAGGATATAACGATAAGAGTTTTATAAGGGTAGATTGGCCGGCGTTTAAAACAGACGACATAATAGAATCGACTTTAAAAAAGAAAAAAATAGTGGATAGGATTTGTATTTCCATGATAACGCACGAAAAGGCAAAAGACGACACTTTTACTATTTTAAGAAGATTTTCGGGCGAACTGCACTGTCCCGTTTCTATACTTATGACCCCGACTATATTAAAACACGGAGATATAGACAGATTTAAAGAATACGGAGCGGATATGGTTACCGTGGCGTTAGATGCCGCGACGCCGGAGTTGTTCGACGAGTACAGGGGCAGAGGCGTCGGAGGTCCTCACAGATGGGAGAAATATAACGATATACTGAAATATTCGGTTTCCGTTTTCGGCAAAAATAAAGTCGGATGCCACCTTGTCGTAGGACTTGGAGAAACGGAGAAAGAAATGGCGGAAAGAATACAGTCGGTAAGAGATAAAGGCGCAAGGTCGCATCTTTTTTCTTTTTATCAAGAAAAGGGTTCTAAATTAGAAAACCACCCTCAATGTCCCGCAGGCCAGTATAGAAGAATTCAGGTCGCAAGACATATAATCGACTACGATTTGGGAAGAGCAGACGATATGAAATTTGACGAAAGCGGAAAAATAATAGATTTCGGAATACCGTTTAAAAACATAGCGGAAATAGTAGAAAGAGGCGCAGCTTTCCAGACTACCGGCTGTCCAGGCAGAACCGAAATTTCCGCCTGCAACAGGCCTTTCGGCGACTCTTCTCCAAAAAATATAAGAAGTTTTCCTTTTGAGCTTAACGCCGTCGACGTAAACAGGGTAAGAAAGGAATTGCTGGAATACTAA
- the gcvH gene encoding glycine cleavage system protein GcvH has protein sequence MPSKINGCDIPEDLYYSVEKHVWGKLGDDGIVTVGMTSVAQSLAGKLLYLTPKKVGQKIAQLKSVATVESGKYVGPVPAPFSGEITEINDEAVKTVSLINSDPYGKGWVCKIKADNIEADKKNLLTGKEAVEAYKKKIEADGIKCE, from the coding sequence ATGCCGTCCAAGATTAACGGATGCGATATTCCGGAGGATTTATACTACAGCGTAGAAAAACACGTTTGGGGGAAATTAGGCGACGACGGAATAGTGACCGTCGGAATGACGAGCGTAGCTCAAAGCTTAGCCGGTAAACTTTTATACCTTACTCCTAAAAAAGTCGGCCAAAAGATAGCACAGCTTAAGTCGGTCGCAACGGTAGAAAGCGGAAAATACGTCGGGCCCGTCCCCGCTCCGTTTTCAGGAGAAATAACGGAAATAAACGATGAGGCGGTTAAAACCGTATCCTTAATAAATTCCGACCCTTACGGCAAAGGATGGGTATGCAAGATTAAAGCCGACAACATAGAAGCAGACAAAAAAAATCTGCTTACCGGAAAAGAAGCGGTAGAAGCATACAAGAAAAAAATTGAAGCCGACGGAATTAAATGCGAATAA
- a CDS encoding radical SAM protein, which yields MSFYEYNENIDEEYAKGFEIRKIYFDSEINFYAPSIKSYETEDFKNTKSDSFPPFSITGGSCSLKCEHCNAEILKSMAPALTPDELFARANAIYKSGGLGFLLSGGSNSRGIVDILPYIKTVKKIKSELNLKVIVHCGLITEEIADGLLEAGVDSAMLDIIGEEDTIRKIYHLNAEVKDYENSLKYLSDRKIPCSPHVVIGLKHGIIAGEFNAIDIISNYDISSLVLVGFMPMQNTKMENIVPPAAEEIGEVFLYARKKFIKTPILLGCERPYGLSKFKIEELAVKAGLNGIAYPSEGIIPFSVNLGLKPKFSEVCCSLIFSESALPVIKTGN from the coding sequence ATGAGTTTTTATGAATATAACGAAAATATTGACGAAGAATACGCAAAAGGTTTTGAAATAAGAAAAATATATTTCGATTCGGAAATAAATTTTTATGCCCCAAGTATAAAATCTTACGAAACGGAAGATTTTAAAAATACAAAATCGGACTCTTTTCCTCCTTTTTCGATTACGGGAGGTTCGTGTTCTTTAAAATGCGAACACTGCAATGCGGAAATTTTAAAATCTATGGCTCCTGCATTAACTCCGGACGAACTGTTTGCAAGAGCTAATGCTATTTATAAGTCGGGGGGATTGGGTTTTCTCCTTAGCGGCGGTTCTAACAGCAGGGGTATAGTTGATATTCTTCCTTATATAAAAACCGTTAAAAAGATAAAATCCGAGTTAAATCTCAAAGTAATAGTGCATTGCGGACTAATCACCGAAGAGATAGCCGACGGACTTTTGGAAGCCGGAGTTGATTCCGCCATGCTCGATATTATCGGCGAAGAAGATACGATACGTAAAATTTACCATCTTAATGCAGAAGTTAAAGACTACGAAAATTCTTTAAAATATTTATCCGACAGGAAAATTCCATGTTCGCCACACGTAGTAATAGGGCTTAAACACGGCATAATAGCAGGAGAATTTAATGCGATAGATATTATATCTAATTACGATATATCGTCGCTTGTACTTGTAGGTTTTATGCCTATGCAAAATACGAAAATGGAAAACATAGTCCCGCCGGCCGCAGAAGAAATAGGAGAGGTTTTTTTATATGCGCGGAAAAAATTCATTAAAACTCCTATTCTTTTAGGATGCGAAAGGCCTTACGGATTGAGCAAGTTTAAAATAGAAGAACTTGCCGTAAAAGCCGGTTTAAACGGCATAGCTTATCCCTCGGAAGGAATAATTCCTTTCAGCGTAAACTTAGGTTTAAAACCTAAGTTTTCAGAGGTCTGCTGTTCTTTAATTTTTTCGGAATCGGCTTTGCCTGTAATAAAAACCGGTAATTAG
- a CDS encoding glycine cleavage system protein H, which produces MSIFNECNLPDDLYYDIENQVWGRKNNDGTFTFGMTDPAQSLAGKILYADVKAVGKIIKKGKSAATIESGKYVGPFPMPFAGEITEVNKELENDSHIINVDPYGKGWIVKLKPLPESVSDLNSLPFGEEAVKAYVKKLEKEDIICKKR; this is translated from the coding sequence ATGTCTATTTTTAACGAATGTAATTTACCGGATGATCTCTATTACGATATTGAGAATCAGGTTTGGGGTCGAAAAAACAATGACGGAACTTTTACTTTCGGAATGACGGATCCTGCGCAGTCTTTGGCGGGTAAGATTCTTTACGCAGACGTTAAGGCAGTCGGAAAAATTATCAAAAAAGGAAAAAGCGCCGCTACCATAGAAAGCGGAAAATACGTAGGTCCTTTTCCTATGCCTTTTGCCGGCGAAATAACAGAGGTAAATAAGGAGCTCGAAAACGATTCTCATATTATAAATGTTGATCCGTACGGAAAAGGATGGATAGTAAAGTTAAAACCTCTTCCGGAGTCCGTTTCCGACTTAAACTCTCTTCCTTTCGGCGAAGAAGCCGTTAAAGCCTATGTTAAAAAGCTTGAAAAGGAAGATATAATCTGCAAAAAGAGATAA
- a CDS encoding DUF116 domain-containing protein translates to MFRVIDTGLKDFSYNICMDKALIELRKEGLIEDTFRFLRFEPCVLTGYHQSVFSEIRLDYCKEKNIAVGRRITGGGAIYFDETQLGWELVFSAKSIKIKNLDALTENICTAFSKGMKKLGINAEFRPRNDIEVEGRKISGTGGTYESSVYFFQGTLLLDFNPENMVKSLKIPIEKLTAKNFDSILSRVISVKNILGYIPDLDTIKSAVLEGFKEHLNLDFYESAISKKEEDFLNENRSFYSSEEWIYSKDFDPAETKIISEIYKCGGGIFKTFAKVDEKRNLLKYIYFTGDFFVSPARTVNDLESCLKDVPLNEAIFKIDDYFEKFKPEFRNVKKEDFFNIIVQIINKVQFLKNAGLKEEDLSRFTFVNGMNAEDISSAEYILLPYCAKKPDCEFRNKDKCIACGECETGIAYKFAEKYGIIPKTVISYENLVETLKELKIKGIKSYIGFCCKEFYIKRNEAFKNSGIKALLIDISSPLCYKYKKERDAYEGKFNGETTLGARVLFKIFNGRQITADNAIK, encoded by the coding sequence ATGTTTAGAGTTATAGACACGGGCTTAAAAGATTTTTCTTACAATATATGCATGGATAAAGCCCTGATAGAATTAAGAAAAGAAGGGTTAATAGAAGACACTTTCCGTTTTTTAAGATTCGAACCCTGCGTTTTGACCGGTTATCATCAATCCGTATTCAGCGAAATAAGATTAGATTACTGCAAAGAAAAAAACATAGCAGTCGGCAGAAGGATTACCGGAGGCGGGGCTATATATTTCGACGAAACCCAGCTTGGATGGGAACTTGTTTTTTCGGCTAAAAGCATCAAAATTAAAAATTTAGATGCTTTAACCGAAAATATATGTACTGCTTTTTCTAAAGGAATGAAAAAGCTTGGTATAAATGCGGAATTCAGACCGAGAAACGATATAGAAGTCGAAGGGCGCAAAATATCCGGAACGGGCGGAACTTACGAGTCTTCTGTTTATTTTTTTCAGGGAACGCTTCTCTTGGATTTTAATCCTGAAAATATGGTAAAATCCTTAAAAATACCCATAGAAAAACTGACGGCTAAAAATTTTGATTCTATTTTATCAAGGGTAATTTCCGTCAAAAATATTTTAGGGTATATACCGGATTTAGATACTATAAAATCTGCCGTCCTAGAAGGCTTCAAGGAACATTTAAATTTAGATTTTTATGAATCTGCAATTTCTAAGAAAGAAGAAGATTTTTTAAATGAAAACCGCTCTTTCTATTCGTCCGAAGAATGGATTTATTCAAAAGATTTCGACCCCGCGGAAACAAAAATAATTTCCGAAATATATAAATGCGGAGGAGGAATTTTTAAAACCTTCGCAAAGGTGGACGAAAAAAGAAATTTATTAAAATATATATATTTTACTGGTGATTTTTTCGTTTCGCCGGCAAGGACGGTTAATGATTTAGAAAGCTGTCTTAAAGACGTTCCTCTTAATGAAGCGATATTTAAAATAGACGATTATTTTGAAAAATTTAAGCCTGAATTTCGCAACGTAAAGAAAGAAGATTTTTTCAATATAATAGTTCAAATAATAAATAAAGTTCAATTTCTTAAAAACGCCGGACTAAAAGAAGAAGATTTATCTAGATTTACATTCGTAAACGGAATGAATGCGGAAGATATTTCTTCTGCGGAATATATTTTGCTCCCATATTGCGCAAAAAAACCGGACTGCGAGTTTCGAAACAAGGATAAATGTATTGCATGCGGCGAATGCGAAACCGGCATTGCTTATAAATTTGCGGAAAAATACGGAATTATTCCAAAAACCGTTATAAGTTACGAAAATTTAGTAGAAACTTTAAAAGAGTTGAAAATAAAAGGTATTAAATCTTATATCGGTTTCTGTTGCAAAGAATTTTATATAAAAAGAAACGAAGCGTTTAAAAACAGCGGTATAAAAGCTCTGTTGATCGATATTTCTTCTCCGTTATGCTATAAGTATAAAAAAGAAAGAGATGCTTACGAAGGCAAGTTTAATGGAGAAACTACGCTCGGCGCGCGCGTTTTATTTAAAATTTTTAACGGGCGGCAGATAACTGCGGATAATGCAATAAAATAA
- a CDS encoding enoyl-CoA hydratase/isomerase family protein gives MPIQFNCANSCIAEIDLDLGGKNSFNIAEINELIKILESNLEKEIDLKAIVIKSANPDYFATGPEIKEIAGLDREGARYYVTLLNVLTKHIYESAVPVICIINGAVSGIGLDIVSSCDFRLAGEKASFADLSSKYGILYPSHIILRLSFLIGVQKTKEILLSSKIYSADDMFRFNFISDYFSEENFEKGVNGFIENFRNLSVDSLRLKKKLFIDLWKNYLKNNHLPAEEIFSEILKEGKDWKKTVKDFYGDSL, from the coding sequence ATGCCTATACAATTTAATTGCGCTAACAGCTGTATTGCAGAGATAGATTTGGATTTAGGCGGTAAAAATTCATTTAATATCGCCGAAATAAACGAACTTATAAAAATATTAGAATCTAATTTAGAAAAAGAAATAGATTTAAAGGCTATTGTGATTAAAAGTGCTAACCCCGATTATTTTGCTACCGGACCGGAAATTAAAGAAATAGCGGGATTAGACAGGGAAGGCGCAAGATATTACGTGACTCTTCTTAACGTATTGACTAAACATATTTACGAGTCGGCAGTGCCCGTCATATGCATTATAAACGGCGCCGTTAGCGGTATAGGACTCGATATAGTTTCTTCGTGCGATTTCAGGCTTGCAGGGGAAAAAGCTTCTTTTGCGGATTTGTCTTCTAAATACGGCATATTGTATCCATCCCATATTATTTTAAGGCTGTCTTTTTTGATAGGAGTGCAGAAAACTAAAGAAATTTTGTTAAGTTCTAAAATATATTCGGCAGACGATATGTTCAGGTTTAATTTTATATCCGATTATTTTAGCGAGGAAAATTTTGAAAAAGGCGTTAACGGATTTATAGAAAATTTCAGGAACCTTTCCGTTGATTCTTTGAGGCTTAAGAAAAAATTATTTATAGATTTATGGAAAAACTATTTAAAAAACAACCATCTTCCGGCCGAAGAAATTTTTTCGGAAATTTTAAAAGAAGGTAAAGATTGGAAAAAAACGGTAAAAGATTTTTACGGCGATTCTTTGTAA